The nucleotide sequence atttatttgatatgaGTTTGTTACTGCAGCATGATGAAGCATGAGAAAGATGTACGTCTCCATGTCAGTATGAAATACGACCTTCTCGTTCATCAAAATATCGAGTGCTATCTTACGTCCTAGCCAAGTATTATCAATgtctttccctcttcctctcacGTGTAGAAATCGGCATTCTTTGGTAGTTCACTCACTTGGAATCCAACTTGATTCAACGATCAGAATCTCCAGGCTACTGCATCGAACCGTTCAGACTTTAACAGCGAACCTGCGTCCTTTGTAGTACTTGCCTGTCCCGCATGCAAGAACAGCATACCATACAATCTCCATTATGTGAAAAGATCATAGGTAATCTTGGACATAACCAGGGAGATGGTGAATGTCCCTCAGAATGAACAGCGAGAGTATTCTCTTCGCGTCAACAAGAGATATCTGTATGGCATGACCTGTCCAGATATAGATATCCTCAAGTACACGAATATCAGCAGATCGGAAGGCAACGAGATATCTATTACTAGATTTGGTGATAAATTTGATGGTATCCCTAGCTCAACAATAACCTGCGATATCAGATTCGTCAGGAATGTAGCCGGTGTTCCACTTCGTCTTTGAATGGGAGCTCTATAAGTGATGAAAAGAGTCAATTCATGTGGCCAGTGGCCGTCCATGatgattttcatcttcattgcaTGTTGTACGTATTCATTGGATTTTGTTTGCTTTGCAAGCCAATCTTCACTTAACCTGATCATCGATAAAATCCTTACAAAATCCCGAATACCCCTTCATCCTTAAATTAACATTATCATTAAATATAGCATTTCAATCTCCACTAATTTTTGCATGCCGAAAGTATTTCATACCAACCCAAGCAACAACCACCCATACCCAAGCCATTACTGACGTCAAAATAATCAATGCGGGATAATATCCTACAATCGGTAATGTTGGATCATCCTCCAACTCAGGAGGTGCGTAAGGAGTTTCTCCAACATCCCAGGCCCAACTCCATACACCTAGACATGAACCCATGCCAGTAACAAACACAATCCATGTTACGATTAGTATAACCCAACCCCACCATTCAGTTTCCGAGTAATCCCATTCGGCATCTTGTAAAGGGAGTGGACTTGCGGCAAGTCCACCTATGGATAATGGAGATTTCTGTTTTTGAGATGGCCGACGACGGAGTATAGAGCCTGCGCCGGGTGGAAAGTACGAATCTGAACTAGATGATGGTGGCCCTCCACGAACTGCAGCTGGTAGATTATGTGATGGAATACTGAGTAAGTCCTCTTCATCCGTAGTAGATGTATAGGTTAAAGTTGGACTTGTAGCTCTTGTTGGTGATGTGACGATATGGTCATTAGCACCCATGGGAAGAGTTTTGATAGGTGGGAGTAGAGTGTTATTATGCCTGTTGGCTAAACCTTCCATGGAAGTACGAGGGGTTGCGTCGGATATTCCCAATCCTAAACCATTCACAGGTCGAATATTCTCGGGTGAAGTGGGATTTAGCATTGTATTGTTAGAGTATTGACTGTGTTGCGTGGGATCTAGAGGAATAGTTTTTGACTCTTTCCTATCTCTTTGAGCTCCCCGACCAAGAAGTGCAGCTTTTCTTAATGAACCTTTTCTCCTCCGGGTCTTTTGCTGTTGGACTGCAACAGCCATAGCTCTACTAGTTGATCTCTTTGGTGACATTGGTTCATCCCGAGGCGGAGATCCTGGACTGCGGGGTCCTGATAAGAATGATAGTTTAGACATAATGTTTCCAGATAATGTTCTTCTGTGCCCCCCGAGTTTGGGTTCGGCTTGTATTTCTTCGGGTTCGTTGACTAATTCCCCAGCGTAGTCATGTGAGATATTATTCGAATCAACTTCTCTCTCCATAATTTCGTGAATGAGTTTGGTAACAAATGCTATGGAAGTAGGGTCATGCCGAGAAGATATAAGTTTGCGCTTCCAGGATGAGGTCTCCACGCAGATGCTGAAGAACGCAAGCTTCGTCCACAATTGTCTGATAGTCGAAGGACACGTGGTTTTGCAACTTCACATTCCAACTCGTAATGGACTCTTTTGGAGAAGCAATTTAAACAAGTAGACGAAGTGATCCAATTGGCTTTCTCAGGTGTTTGCTGGGCGCGTCTAAGCGCTTGAGGAAATTGGACGTATGCTACCGAGGTTGAGAGCTTCAAGTGTCGATAACAATCAAAATACGGCGTGTACGATGTCCAAGCAAATCTGACACTCTAGGGCTTCATAGACTGCTGTATCGAAGGATGTTCGCGACCGTATTCAAATGAATACAGATTTGATGGTCTGTTGGGTCTAGAGCTTTGCTTAAGCTTATAAGTTAATATCAAACGAGGTTGAATTGAGGTAAAATCCAGCTTACGTAACCCAACCGTCGTGCATAATGCCGGGCGGTCAAACTTCCCCCTGGTCTGAATATCCAAAAGAGGAAGCAGATAGATTACCAGATCCATTTATATATCACAACCACTTTCCATGACGAATTACGAAACGTTTCGTGCCAATTGCGCATAAcagatggatgaattgatggCATCTTCAACCAATTGATGAACCGTGTTTTCATGAAATCccaaatttattaaatatcaaaCCATGGCTTCGAGCCTTCCTATTCCAGCACCTCCGAGGACACCCACTCCTCCAACTCCTATCCCACAAGAGCAAGGCAGATATACATGGGAACAACAAGATGGCACTTCACGAACCGTGCACTCAGAGATACTTCTGGATCCCAATGCTCTCTCACCTACATTCTCAAACTCGGGTAGATTTGGCTCAATGGGAACCCCAATGTCTCCTCCTTCGGGTTTCTCAAGTCCCAACCTTCAACCAGACGGAATGATGAGTGTACCACCTGCCAGAGGAGCTGCGAATCCTTTTAACTTTCAGACTCAAACCATAAAGGATGCGCCAGTTGCCAAATCGGTATGCGAATGTTAAATATTTACATTAGATCTCTGAACTAACACGATGTACCAGAATATTGGCCAGCGCAGAGGTCATAGATATAAACACAGTAGTGTCTCaactcaacatcaaatcttTCTCGAACCACCTCCTCGAGCACCCCTCGCACTCCCCGCCTCTCTTCCCATACCCACCTTCAAAGAAGCATGGAAAAGCATGTCCAAAGAACAAACTACCCGAATTGCCTGGTGTCTCTGCCACGCTTTAATATCCGCTTTCGTTCTCTATAGCGCCCAAGGTTCTCTCGCTCTCACCGCGCTATCCCATCTTATATTTTTCGATGCCGTATCTGCTACTATTTGCGTCGTGGTGGATGTATTCTGCAATTTCGAAGTATGGAAGCGATCTTCTATCCGTCATCCGTTCGGACTCGAACGTGCAGAAGTATTAGCGGGGTTCG is from Botrytis cinerea B05.10 chromosome 8, complete sequence and encodes:
- the Bczrg17 gene encoding Bczrg17, whose product is MASSLPIPAPPRTPTPPTPIPQEQGRYTWEQQDGTSRTVHSEILLDPNALSPTFSNSGRFGSMGTPMSPPSGFSSPNLQPDGMMSVPPARGAANPFNFQTQTIKDAPVAKSNIGQRRGHRYKHSSVSTQHQIFLEPPPRAPLALPASLPIPTFKEAWKSMSKEQTTRIAWCLCHALISAFVLYSAQGSLALTALSHLIFFDAVSATICVVVDVFCNFEVWKRSSIRHPFGLERAEVLAGFAMSVFLLFMGFDLISHNLKHVLEGLGDHSPHHPHSHQRVSPGSVDTAALLSIVATLVSAIGLKNHARIGKAMRFAYISFLPSVLSNPSHFLTLSCSTIMLLLPLLTISLYIWLDRLLCTVIAVSMFLLGIRLATAQGLMLLMSYSGAGVSEVVKEIESEPTVSTVEEARFWQVHYGLCMANLKLRVRGDEGNVLKLREKVKTLIRNRLGGGYGKGGGMKWEVTTQLVVDGK